Genomic segment of Anopheles darlingi chromosome X, idAnoDarlMG_H_01, whole genome shotgun sequence:
tctttctctacaTTGTCTACGTTGTccaccgagaagaagaagaagaatgctgAAAAATGAAGTGCTGGAAAGCCGCTTCCCGGTAGAATACACCCGAATGACGTGACCTGtcttctctcacacacacaaacacttccAATCGACCTTGCTCAGCCGCAATATTGATAGGAAAATTATAAACTAAGAAACATAGGGGTTGGGGGCCGGGGGGCATGAGGAGTGAGGTAGCCATTACAGTGATTGATGTGTCAGAGGTTAGGGAAATAGGGAAGGAAGCGGAGTAGTGCATGCTTTGCCGGCGAGCTGCTGATTGACAATTTATTTCCACGAAGCGGGGCGTGAGAAGTGGTCTAGTTAACGACTGGACGTTTCGAGGACCTCCTGTAAGCGTAAGGCCTTGTAGGTgatgggtgcgtgtgtgtgtgtgtgtgctgtgcaaaGTTGCATGAACGAACGGCTGATTaacaattaaaatgcaaaacacacacacacaagcacaaatCGCCGAGAGAGTGAGTGCATAACGTGCATTAGGGAGGTGCCTTTCGATCAGCCGCCATTTTGTACCGAGTGTGACCTCTGACCCAACCGTTAAAACCAATTTGTGGCAAGGTAATGGAAAGGgaaagacagagacagagaggaaaTAAAAAGGAACAGATAACAGAAGAGCCAAAACGGGGGGGGAAGCGGGGTTAGCTGGAAAGAGGAGAATCTGAAGGAGAAGTGTGGAGTGTGAAGATATATGTGTGGTGAGTGGTACGCACCGCGCTAGGATGAAGAGCAGCACCGAGACGCCCAGGTAGGCGGTCGCCATGTAGATCCAGACGTCCAGCGACAGGGGCGACAGGAAGGAGAACAGGTTCGGCGGTTGCTTGACCGGCTTCCGGTACAGCACCGAGATGCCGAGGTTCATGAACGGCATCGTAAAGTCGACCACCTGCTCCCGGTCGAACGTGATGGTGAGGTCCGCGATCGCCAGGTCGGCCCGTTGCTCGAGCAGCTCCTTAATCATGCCGTCCCATTCGCTACAAGGACCCCGGGACCATGGTTAAGTCATCGACTCTGGCTGACCGAACGAGCTGCTGAACCGACTTACCCGGTCTCCTTGTTGTGGCTACCGTAGCGACCGTCCGGTGCGAGCCGGATCGTGTAGTTGAAACCGAGGATCTTGGAGATCTCGTGGATCAGATCGATGGCGTAGCCCTCGAACTGCGAATTGCCGGTCAGCTTCTCGGCCGAGTCCTTCCGCATGCAGTACGGGGCACTGAGGATCGTCGTCACGAttagcgttttgttttgcagtaTCTCGAcgatctccttctgctgctcgccGTACGTGCGCGTAAAGTTGACGCCCGACGTCGAGTTCCAGATGCCGCTCTTGCGTAAACCCTGCGGTCCGAGCTCGACGATGTCGAGCACAAAGTCGGACCGGAAACCCTGGTGGTCGAACTTGATCACATCCGTCAGCCCGCGCATCTCGACCTGCGAGGCGAGATATCACGATCCCGATGTGTACAGACTGACAGACAGAGCGGGGAGACGATTGACTTACGATTTTCATGTAGTTGATCAGACTGTAGCCGTGGGGCCAGGTGTCCTGCGTGTCGCACGACAGCGGATGGATGTCGATCTGCTGGCTGGTGTCGAGATCGTGGAGCGCTTTCGCGAACAGATGCACCGCATCGTACATCAGAGCCGTCTCGGCCTGTAAAGAGATACATTTGACATGTGATGGTGTGACGTCACTAGGTCTGCTCCTAGCTCACCGCTACTTACCTTAATCACGGTCACATTCTCCTgattgaagagagagagagaaaagaggaaaagataGAGATAAATAGAATAAGCCCCACCGGGGGGAATCCCTACTACGACTGCTGTGTTGTGTCCGTACCGCTGTTTTGAAGTCGACCTTCCGGCCCAGCCGGGCCTCGCCGGCAGTCCAGTTGCGGATTGCCAGGGCCACTTCCGGGTTTTCCGGATCGACCAGCCGGAACGCGGTGATGTTGGTGCCACCGTACTTGAACTCGTCCAGGTTGATGGTATGTAGATCCTGGGATGGGATGcgaaatggaaagcgaaaaaaaacaagagtcCACGCACCcatatctgtgtgtgtgtgtgtgagactcACCAGCGAGGTGATGAGGTAGCTGTGGTAGTCGCTCATCATACCGATCTGCTGGGCCTGCTTCAGCACCTCGTAGATTCGCTCGATCGAGCAGTCGAGGACGATGTGCGATTCGGCCGAGTTTTTGATCTGTTTCAGCAGCGGTCTACAAAAAGGGTATgccatattaaactacaaaatttcaagaatatttggtccTATTTTgagggaagatttgatcaaaacatggcatccaatcgagaaaggcaaaatgtttgcaaaaaggtattttttgcggtgcccatcgttgcctcgtgccgggtcatcagaaatatacaaatcgatattcttttgttagattataagtttatccagctggccccgtcgagtttttgttaaatttcctatttttcgatttttggtagatttttgaagttggaaaagttgaaaaatcgatgcttttttcgatgttgcctcaacaaacgagttttacataattattaaaaaaaaaagtatcaacaatttttacaaaaattcGATGGGACTATCTGGAAAATAGTACAAAGATCATGTGTTTAAAATGTCAAATCGATTGGTctagtagtttttatgctacgttttgggaaacgcgattcaaagtcgcgagttgCATTGAGTCTTGTATGAAAGACggatgttcaaaaatcaataactttgtcagttttgcttcgattgatcccaaaatttcacacggtactcttgaaaggataaacactagtaaaaaaatgtaaaaagtaaatggtgaaaaaatcaaataaaacaccGAAGGCACCCCCCCTTAAGGGGCGAGAGGGTGAGAGATATGGCGTTAAAATATGCGTGAATGTATGAGGAGCATCACAGAGAGCCGGCACCGGGGGCTCTCAATGGGCCACTGAATAGGAAGAAGCACAAGAACGGAGGGACGGAGGGTATGCAGGGAGAGGGTAACGGTGTGTGCAGGCGTATAGCAACCAGCAACTTGCTATGCGAGCGACAAGCACAAGGCACATCAATTACACTCCATCACCTCCCCCTCATCGGCAGGATGTACAGCGTGGCAGCGCGCTATAGAGGTGTCATCTGTCACCGGCGCCCTGTCAGGCATAACCTGGCTCGCCAGGACAACTCGCCCACTCGCCGCACCACACTATAACCCCCCcatcctgcacacacacacacacacattctgtgtgggcgcgcgcgcgcgcgtgctagTATTTGCTTTTATGCTAAAATTGTATATTGAATGCAGCGCAAAATTACGGCAGCAGgcagcttcaccaccacccttccgcTGCGTCCGCTCGCTGTCCTCTGTGTATCGGACAACagcacccccccctcccccgaatTGTGGTTCGCTGGTTGTAGGGACACCTTCAacctttcggtttttttttttcgtttttcaaaagCGAGCAAAAGATACAATGCGTGCGtgagcaacgagcaacgagaggaggtttgaggaggaggaacccTGACAATGGTCCTGCCTGGCAATGGCACGTGGCTTACCGATAGTCACCGGAGTCGCTGAGCTGGCGGACCGTGATCGGATAGTCGGACAGTCCGTGCGCCTTCAGCAGCTCCTGCATCCGCACCAGCCCCTCGTTCGTCTCGTAGATGATGGTGAAGGACTTCCAGCCCCAGGCCGCCACCAAATCCACGTACGCCTGGCcagcacacagagagagagagagagagagagagagatatatatatatatatatatatatatatatatatatatatataaaaccGTTAATAGAATAGCAAGCCTGCCGGCAGTTGGCAGGTTTCTTCCTTACTCACCTTCGAAAGGGTGCTCGGGTGAGGGTAAAGGTTCACGAGGCAGCTTTCGCGCCGCAACCGATAATCCCAGCGCGTCTCCAGGTGAGGAAtctgtgggggggggggggcgagaaAATTCCCGAAATTTCGGAAAATTAGTGTTGTTGCGTGCGTgaaaatttgtttgcattAGTTTCCGATCACTCCAACTCTGTCTCGTGACCGTTATCTTATGTTAAGGGATGGTGCGCTTGTGTAGTAGGAGTgccgggaaggaggaaggatggtagatggttttttttttgttatttttatttttttcggcAGCATTTTGAGGGGCATGAGCAACATATCATAAAATGtgaaccccccgggggagaggagaggaagataGGGCAGCGGCGGGGAGGTAGAGGTAGAGAGTGTCTGTCGAATGCCGCTGGCGCTGAATCGAGCATTTTGCGCGTTTACCACTTGAGGTTTACGATCGGCGTAAGCATTAGTGAAAGATTCACAttcaccgctgctgctgctgtattaCCATAggagagggggaagagggagggggagggaggttaGAATGCGCGGAATGCcgcgccccccctcccccttaaaTATGATGGAAGGGCtgggagtagtagtagcggatgtcaaacaaaataaaacatgcGAACAGCGCatccaggggggagggggggaggggacttgatggcaccatcggcagcacaaacacacacacacacacacacatacacacacatgggttGAGCGTCCACAACGGCTACAAGTGCTCGGATGGGACAGTGAAAAACGAGAATTTGAAATGCGGGTGCGGGGCAGCGGGTGCGGGGGAGCGGATGGGGAGGGGTTGCGGGAGGAGCGAAATGCTAATATTCACACGTTCCCCAAACAACGACGTGAATGTTGCGCTCtccgcacacatgcacatcaTCTctctccgcacacacactcacacacgtacacacacacatacacacattcgacaaaaggaaaggaaaggaggaattAAGGGGGTTTGGGGAAGGGAtgcaaacaaccaacaacatttAACCAAAATGGTGGACCGGGTTTTGGCCGGTGCTTGGTGTATGTGTTGCCGCGCGCGCCGCGACGAAAAgtcaaccacaaaaaaaaaaacgccgaaaatggaaagatgGGAGGGGATGAAGGGGAAGCCAGAGGGGTGTGTGCAATGGaggcgctgttgctgttcagCAGATACGCCGTTAATgggcgcaaacacacaatgctggtggtggtgctctcaCGCGAatcataataaaaataaagcaaagaagaagaagcagaagaagaggatgaacaacaaaaaatggcgcgCCACTTGCTGACACAAACAAAGGGCAGGTTTGTCCTGGTCCTGCtgcgtccgttttttttttgtttttcgccgtCGCTCGCGGTACTCGATGAAGCGGAACTATTGAATCCATCCTTATACATCGCCATTCGGAATGAAGCGCCCGGCAGAGAAGCGCGGTCACTGTAACACTGACAGCTACAACCCGCTATGGCATCTGGAGCTATGGTAGTATAGTATGGCTGCTAGCGGGATGGATATGTTATTTCttccacaaaaaacaaaaaacacaaaagaaaaacattttttgcCCGCAAATGCAAAATCGTAGCAAGCGGTTTTTTACGCAGCGCCAAACGCAACCACCGATTTAGGTAGCTCCGGTGTACTCCGGTGGTTCATCCTGTCGTGCAATTGAACGCTGAACGCACCGTAGACCGATCAAACACCGTACATGTACATGGCGTACATGCTCTGCTGCTTTTGCCGAATTTGGACGTTGCCGACTAAAAGTGGCGTCCTTCCCACGCATCGGTGTcgcggtgcgtgtgcgtcatgttcacgcgatcatcatcatcacacctcAGCTGTCGCTTTTGTGTCAGTCGTCCCAGGCGACCAGAGCTAAGCAGAGCGtaccgttggtgttggtgtttggtgttctAGAGGGTCTGGGCTTCTGGCACAATCAAAATGACACGATACGACGCAGCCGTCGGATATCTGGAACAGAGCATCgagtagcacacacacacacacacacgagctaGAGTGTGATGCGAAACCTGCGACCTGCCACCAGCCAGATGGTCCAGACCACACCGAAATAGTTGGGCCAATTTCTTGGTCCTGTAATCGATCTGgcggattggattggatggcACGCGGTACCTCCAAGATGCCAAACGACCATAAcgaccggtagcagcagcagcacacagacaTAGGCTGACGGACCGCTCAGCCGTGGCCGCCTCAATCCGCGTCTGCCGAATTTATCTttattaagggggggctttggttatttcggatCAAAAaagagcttatttttgacgatttttagtgaagaaactagtcaactttaatttttcaaaatcatctcatattaaactacaacttttcaaaaatctttTTGGCTCTATTTTGGGAAAGGCtttttcaaaactacgttcatggcatccaatctagaaaggcaactttgcaaaaatgtacttttagcggtgcccatcatagccacgtgctgggtcatcagaaatattcaaatgaataacCGTTTGCTAGATTATAAGTGTAtctaggtagccccgtcgagtttttatagaatttcctatttttcgatttttggcagatttttgaagttgaaaaagtgatgcttttttcgatgttgcctcaaaaaacgacactttacatgcCGTTGCGGTCCTTGACCCGCGAAAAGACCCGCGGCAAAAAGGAAAGATCCTCTGAAAATGCATCTCTCACtcaccgctctctctctctctctctctctctctctctctctctctttctctctctctctctttttttgtattttttttggtCGGAAACCGCAACAGAAACAGAGATTCAACTTCCTATTTCGGAAGGGAGAGTTCCGGTGCCAGGCcaggggggaaggggcagaTACGTGGAGTAGCAAGAGAAGGGAGGGCGGGAGCAGAAGATGGAGGTAGAGACGCTAGCTGGAGGTGGTGTTAGAGTGCAATTTTCAGCGTCAGTGAAAATGTTGTTCTTTAATTAATCGAGTCAAGCAGCGCTCGATATCCAGCCTGGCGATGACTCCGGCGATGACGGTGAATGAAGTGATGGCACTGAAGCcagtctctccctctctctctatctctctccctttctctcgttTTGCGGTGTGTGTCAACACGGGCGCGAGCCTGTTCCTTCCCCATCTGCCCTGCCCATCTGTTTTCGGAACCAACAGCTATTACTCCGgccatctgtgtgtgtatgtgtgtattggGCGGGTGTCCATCGCACTGGTGCACCAATGCCAGTGGCCAGGGAGGCAGGGAGCTGCCAGCAAACTCAGCaacacccccgaaaaaaaaaaacacacaagaaCAACTCCGCTCCGACGAACAATTAAATGCTGCATCTGTTTTGCTGCATGGCCGCCATGGCCGCTCATCATCAAGAGGGGCGAtgggtggaggggagggggtggcaaGTTGTAAGGTAGTCCTCGCTTTGGTGCATACAGACCCAAAGCACACTGCATGGAACCTATCAACACAATGTTTTTGTTCAATGTTCGGCTACCACCATGCTATGACCATGACAATCactcgagagagaaagagagagagagagagagagagagagagagagagagagagagagagagagacagagagagagagagccccttGATGCTTTTGACGCAGTGAACGCGTGAACAGATCAAGCTTTGAGATCAAGTATTGATTTAATGGAAAAAGCTTATATGCTTCAAGGCTGCTGCTCTACACCATTTTCTATAAAGAGATATCCGCCTAACCCCACCTACATATATCTTTGTgaatgcgcgcgtgtgtgtgtgtgtgtgtgtgtgtgtgtgtgtgtgtttgaattgtGTTACTGATCGGCAGTTAGCTCGCTCACTTACCTCCATCGTGTCGCAGATGCTCTGGACATGGCTGGCCGTATGCGATGACTGCGGTCCAAAGATGGCggccacaccgacaccgagcagGTGGCAGACTGTGGCgaggaacggtggtggtggaagagaaggagaaatagATAGATACGTAATAGGGGCACGTAAGAACGTGCGTAGCTGGTGTGGTGGATGCTGCTTACCGCGCTTCGACGCCAGAAAGCTGTCCTGCGGTGAGATCCGCTCGATCTGGGCCAGCAGCTTCGACCGGGGCAGTATCGTGCGGTCCGAGTTGATCTTCTCCACCGCGTACCGGAACGCAATCTCCTGGTGGTCGTCATCCGGATGAAACAAACCGCCTGCAAGTGTGTACGCGTGCGTGCAACGAGAGGGAAAGCGAAATGATGGCGAACatagacaaaaaacaaaaccttccgGACATGTTGGCAGGCGCAGGCTGTGTACAATGCTTCTCTGCtcttctccacacacacacaccctaacAGCTAGCAACCGCTAGTACTACTACCCCTCATATGCCATTACGAAAATGAGAGAAAGTGTCCGCCAGCTCGTCAGCACGTAGCAGCCGCCACTGTGCGAGGGGATTAGCCGCGGTTTTGCAGCCGCGACACTTCTAATTCATTCCCCCCCTCTTCACCTCCCcttccacctcctcttccttctgtATCATTTATCCGCACTCGTCACAGGAtgagatacaaaaaaaaaaccgaggaaaCCAGTGACAGCCCCAGCTTTACACGCTTTGCAACcaatgttggttggtttttggtattCTGAGACCGCACTGGAGCGGTGCTTCGCCGTCCAACAGTACAGTCCAACGCAGTAATCGCAGCAGTATTGACCggccggcaaaaaaaaaggggagaaaaacaagaaacccaATATCCCAGAGTCCACGCCGTCCAGCCACGACCCAAAGATGAAGAAATCGTCCTCCTGATCCCTGGACTTGGACTGGACGAAAGCGAAGATGCGAAGGGTAGCGGAAGGGGAACGGTACGTTTAATATTGATCCAAAGTACTTCACGCGCACACCCGGTCGGTAGCGTACTCTCAACGCAATGTTTTGCTGCAAACCAagccccacccccaccccccaactCCCCTCTCgcaaagcagcagcgcagcagcgttACCTCGAAAGTCCCGTGCGCGTCCGCACTGCGCGTTTTGCAATATTAATTAGCGATGGCcgatggggaaggggaggaaggagagaaggaaggtgggaagggtggaagggtggaagggCTCCCGGGGGGGCCCGAAAGGAAATTAGATTACTTCACTCCGCCATTGTCACTCTCTCGCAGTGGTGGTAGACGAAGCCgcctgctgccgccgttgttggttggttcccgGCTTCCCGGCTTCCCCGGGGACGAATCAGACTAAGGCTAAGGGTTTGTCGTGGGCCAATCAAGGCTaccggggtccggggtccggcACAAAACCCAGGCGAGGCAATCAGTCGTCACAAACGGACCACAGATCGTAATctaatagagagagagagagttggcgaggggagcggggggagggggaccgaCAACGtcacaaaaacatacacacacacacgctggcgcGCTAGTGGTTGATATTTGGCCATTTTGCAATTTGATTTGGGGAgtccgttttgtgttttttgttttttttttttgttgtgtatACGCATGGGTTGTGTCCATTGGTCCGCATTGGTTCCAAATACGCCGgtttttcaaccattttcccgACAGTGCCGACCCTCGACGACGTCGACCGATTAGTAGTAATTCAATTGAAGGAAAtgctgaggaggaggagctccTAGGAGCTCCCATCCCCCCCAAAAGTCCTCCTGAGGTTGAAGTGCAGCGGGACAGCCCTTtcgatgttttgctttctccCCCAAAATACCAAACCACATACTCAACCaactgtcacacacacacacacacatgaggcAGGGAATCCCGTCCCTTGGGCGCTTTCTCGctaccctcccaccccccgaaacaaaaaaaaaacaccccttCCGAACaaatccgtccatccatcaccGAAgacgggaagggggagggggggaggggggtgcggTTCCAATCACTTTTTGTCAGTTTCCGGGGTTTGATTCCGGGTCCACGTTCGCACGGCACGCcatcttccttccattcttttcTGTCGATTGTTCGAACTGTCCCTGCGCCCCCTCAACACTAGCACACTTTATCAGCACGAGGGCACATTAGCTCTGATGCCACGTACCAaactcccaaaacaaaaacaaaaaaacgaacaacacaTCGTTGTCGCAACGGAAGAcgattattatttcattttttgttttccgtttttttgtttcatttttactAATGCTATACTTCGATTGTGTGTCCCAGAACAACCcgcgaagaatgaaaaaaaagaagaagaagaagaagaaggaaggaaggatgataacgatgatgagCTTCAACTCTGGCAGTAGGAGAAGTGTCAGAGTGTCACAAACAAGCGGTCACCAAAAAAACCATCTAACAAAAACATCTAACTAGATGCCCCCTGATGGCCGCGATGGCGTGGCAAAACAGGATGTGAAAACAAGGAATCAGGTGACCATAGTACCAACATTTGATAAGCCAACAATGACCAAAACCAACATCAAGCGCGCGccgtcaaaacaacaacgacttAGGGCTGAGGGATTCGGTCAGCGTAATGAGCTGATGAGCTGATGAGGCGCAATAGCAGAAAGACCAAGGATTTGGTCGCTTGTAATGTAATGTACAGGGAGTGTGTGACTtctagcttcttcttcttttttctacCCCGTGCTCAGCACTCCTATAACTTGTCTACTTTCTCGttcctagtgtgtgtgtgtgtgtgcggacaaAAGGACTTCCGTCTCGGCGAGCGATGCGAACTACAACCGGTTCGTAGCCACACGGAAGCCACGGCTCTCCCTCTCCGGCTCCGGTAGACTTTCTTAGCTACATTTACTTAGCGGCTTagctcttcccttttcccccgcAACCGACTTACCGATTCGGATGGCATCCGGCAgggcgacaacgacaaccggAAGCACTAGGATGCtgtacagcagcaccagcagcagcagcagcagcagcggcggcatcAGCGGCTGCCGCCTTTCACCCGAcattccgtccgttcgtttgtCACTCACCACcgaccttcaccaccaccaccaccaaatcaCCAAATCGTAATCAGTCCTGTCGCACAGCACGGGAGGCACGGGGGGCGGGTGCTCAAACTAGTAGCCTAGGACACAACAAGGGGACAGCGGCTCGGGTGATAAAGACGGTGGGCGCGAATTTCGGCAACGCGCATTCCCACCGCTCGCTTGTTGAGTGAAGACCGTTCAGTTGATGGTcgcgttggtggtgatggtggtggtgttttggCGGCCGTAGTtgtcgtcccgtcccgtcgtaCGGCCGGTTTGGTAGCAGCTTGGGGTTGGTTGACCGGATAGCCGAAAGCTTTCAGCGCAAGCTgtgttgttctgttctgttctgttccgttccgaagcGCGGAAGCTTGGGAAGCTGCGTGAAAAAggttggtagtagtagtagtagtagtagtgagatggcgacgacgggacacacacacacacacacacacgacggcaGAACTCACAACGAGAGAGGAGATGTATCGAGCAGCGGGTTGCGAAAAGCGATGTGAGATGCTAACGGGTTTGCTGATCCGGGAACTTCCTTCGCtagttttttgcttccttccccTTTACCAAGCGGAAGAtcctggcgcacacacacacacacaagcgcagcACGTCGTAGCACACtggtgttgtggttgtggttgacttgacttgactggagagctggagaagctgttctttggttcgatttcgatggCGATCCGGGACTGATGCTTGGGCTGCTATGCTGCTAAAACTCCTCACAAAAAAAGACACATCCCACGATAACGCGCACTAACTAATAAGCAcggcgtacacacacacacgcgcgcacacacacgaaagtGCGCACGGGCCACGGAATGGAACAGGAACAGTGTTGCAGAGTGAAGGCTCTGATCCCACTAGAAGGTCTTGATTGAGAAGGCTGAGCAGGAGCCGAGCAAAAGGCCCCTTTTTCGCCCCGCGAGACAACAACAAGCCAGCCTATAAAATGcctcacacacccacacacacacacgcactggtGGGCttaactgttttttttgttttttgttttttttcgtttgctggtcacacacacaaaacagcaacagcaggcctCGCGCTCcgcttctggctggctggcctggggatgctgtggctgtggcgctCGCAACTCTACTGACTGACTGCGCGACCGCATCCGACCCGTGCCGATTTTAATATGAGCTTTTTCCGGGATCCTCTCCCGGCTCCGGAGTCCGAGTGCGAGTGCCTCCAGCGGTGCTGCGAGCGCTGCGAGTGACTCCTTGTTGTTCGGGGGGTGGCAAGCCAACTGGCAAgctttctggttctggtgtgCAGGATGACCACAACGACAGGACGTTTACGTTGTGTTTACCTTCTTCTGAAAGCTTTTTCTGAAACAGAAGCTCCAGTGAGGAACTCTCGCGAGGAACGCGCGCGCAGCATCCTCGCAGATACCGTGCCGTGCGATGCCGAAGCCACACAgcatcacacaaacacacacacagacacacgcatcCACGCACGCAGTGTCGGGGGTGCTCTCATGCGCAGTAGTGGCTCCTGTAGTCCGTCAACCAGCTAGTGCCAACCGACGTACTGCTCGTCTACAACATTGAACCTCGTTCGCGGccaaagaaagagaagcgagcgagcgcggcACGCGGCAAGTCCTGTAATCCCGGAACCCACGCATCGCTTCATCTGGCAATCGCCACCCGTCGTTTGACGAAAGGAGCTTTCGGGGGCGCCATTTCGCGTTCCGATTATTCCCGATCTGAGAAGCTGCTGGAGCAGCTTACTTGCGAGGTTTTTCTCGTTTTGGTTCGAAAGCTTGGCTTCGAAGGTTGCGCTCTCGAAATATTTCGTCTAACGTGTGATGAGtgaggcgcctccatcgagacagcagcagcagcagcagcagcagcagtagtttcTGTTTTCCGGAAGGATATTTTacatttcctcttttttcaaaaacgatttcaccgttttttttaaaacacataTAAAGACGCACGAACCGTACGTTCGATTTAATCGTTATTTGACGAATTattgcgaaacaaaaaaaaaccacacacggACAGTGCACTGCATTTCAAGCGTGTCTTAAAAATACACCTTTAATTGATTTCAACATCGTGTTCATCAGGTGCTGACTATTCTGAGATAAAGAGTTGTTGCAGGCCCTTCCC
This window contains:
- the LOC125949416 gene encoding glutamate receptor ionotropic, kainate 2 isoform X4, giving the protein MSGERRQPLMPPLLLLLLLVLLYSILVLPVVVVALPDAIRIGGLFHPDDDHQEIAFRYAVEKINSDRTILPRSKLLAQIERISPQDSFLASKRVCHLLGVGVAAIFGPQSSHTASHVQSICDTMEIPHLETRWDYRLRRESCLVNLYPHPSTLSKAYVDLVAAWGWKSFTIIYETNEGLVRMQELLKAHGLSDYPITVRQLSDSGDYRPLLKQIKNSAESHIVLDCSIERIYEVLKQAQQIGMMSDYHSYLITSLDLHTINLDEFKYGGTNITAFRLVDPENPEVALAIRNWTAGEARLGRKVDFKTAENVTVIKAETALMYDAVHLFAKALHDLDTSQQIDIHPLSCDTQDTWPHGYSLINYMKIVEMRGLTDVIKFDHQGFRSDFVLDIVELGPQGLRKSGIWNSTSGVNFTRTYGEQQKEIVEILQNKTLIVTTILSAPYCMRKDSAEKLTGNSQFEGYAIDLIHEISKILGFNYTIRLAPDGRYGSHNKETGEWDGMIKELLEQRADLAIADLTITFDREQVVDFTMPFMNLGISVLYRKPVKQPPNLFSFLSPLSLDVWIYMATAYLGVSVLLFILARFTPYEWPTPNPCDPHPEKLQTQFTLMNCMWFAIGSLMQQGCDFLPKAVSTRMVAGMWWFFTLIMISSYTANLAAFLTVERMDSPIESAEDLAKQTKIKYGALRGGSTAAFFRDSNFSTYQRMWSFMESARPSVFTASNIEGVERVVKGKGSYAFLMESTSIEYVIERNCELTQVGGMLDSKGYGIAMPPNSPFRTAISGAVLKLQEEGKLHILKTRWWKEKRGGGSCRDDTSKSSSTANELGLANVGGVFVVLMGGMGVACVIAVCEFVWKSRKVAVEEREVSLCSEMASELRFALKRSRPRKAPASSDQSSSTEQCHGAARFHPLGPPYAQYEFEAKGPGPVP
- the LOC125949416 gene encoding glutamate receptor ionotropic, kainate 2 isoform X2, translating into MSGERRQPLMPPLLLLLLLVLLYSILVLPVVVVALPDAIRIGGLFHPDDDHQEIAFRYAVEKINSDRTILPRSKLLAQIERISPQDSFLASKRVCHLLGVGVAAIFGPQSSHTASHVQSICDTMEIPHLETRWDYRLRRESCLVNLYPHPSTLSKAYVDLVAAWGWKSFTIIYETNEGLVRMQELLKAHGLSDYPITVRQLSDSGDYRPLLKQIKNSAESHIVLDCSIERIYEVLKQAQQIGMMSDYHSYLITSLDLHTINLDEFKYGGTNITAFRLVDPENPEVALAIRNWTAGEARLGRKVDFKTAENVTVIKAETALMYDAVHLFAKALHDLDTSQQIDIHPLSCDTQDTWPHGYSLINYMKIVEMRGLTDVIKFDHQGFRSDFVLDIVELGPQGLRKSGIWNSTSGVNFTRTYGEQQKEIVEILQNKTLIVTTILSAPYCMRKDSAEKLTGNSQFEGYAIDLIHEISKILGFNYTIRLAPDGRYGSHNKETGEWDGMIKELLEQRADLAIADLTITFDREQVVDFTMPFMNLGISVLYRKPVKQPPNLFSFLSPLSLDVWIYMATAYLGVSVLLFILARFTPYEWPTPNPCDPHPEKLQTQFTLMNCMWFAIGSLMQQGCDFLPKAVSTRMVAGMWWFFTLIMISSYTANLAAFLTVERMDSPIESAEDLAKQTKIKYGALRGGSTAAFFRDSNFSTYQRMWSFMESARPSVFTASNIEGVERVVKGKGSYAFLMESTSIEYVIERNCELTQVGGMLDSKGYGIAMPPNSPFRTAISGAVLKLQEEGKLHILKTRWWKEKRGGGSCRDDTSKSSSTANELGLANVGGVFVVLMGGMGVACVIAVCEFVWKSRKVAVEEREPYQKKHPKECTFE